A segment of the Mercurialis annua linkage group LG4, ddMerAnnu1.2, whole genome shotgun sequence genome:
GTCCGGATTTGAAGCAGAAGCAGTTGATAGCACTTGACCAGTACAATATCGCGTTCATGATGTAATGTTTGACAATGGGTCTACTCGTTTGATAAAGAACGATTAGGTCGAAAATGCCTATATCAGCCCAAATACTGCCGAAATTTGATCACCCAATTTTGAAACCCAGTGTGCTCAATCGACCAGTTTTTGAAAGTGGTATCAGCCCATATGGATGAATGGTGAGGGATGGTAAAACGTGGTGAGTTTCATCATGAAAAAAAGAGGTTGTTTTGAATAGTTGGCTAGGCAAGGTGAGGATAGGACCAACACAAATTTGTTCATTGCCAACATTGGTTATTACCTGAAATTTGGTGGATGTAACAGATGAGCGGTTCAATCTTAGTATTGACTCGGGCTGCAAGGTCAACATTTTGAGCAACCATTATAGCTTTAAAGAGGAAAAAATTTCCCGATTAAATAAAACAAGATGAAGAAAAAGGACGATACAGAAAAGTTATTTAGAAGAAGTTTAATTTGCAGAAGGGTAAAGAGAGAGAATTATTTGAGATcataaaaattaagataatgAAGAGGAAGTGTGCAGTTTTCCTAATAAGGCAAAAATTGCGGTAATCGAAGAGTTACTGCTTGGAGTACGTGACAACATGGGGTACCGAAAGGACAGTAAGTATGCCGGGACTAAGCCTGCTGATGAGCCCAAATTATTGAGGCCGGAGGAATAagcccaaaattattatattaggcttgttgggggcattgtttacaccgattaaaatataaaagaggTTTAGAGGAGTCGAATGAGATTATTTGGGTATTCAGCTCTACGAAAATTTGTAGGATTAACATTGTACTTTAAAAAGAGATTTAATATCATTAGAAGTGTTTTTCTTCTTAGAAATAGGAATTAGACTTAAATTATGATTCTAGACCATGATGGCTATAAATAGTTGagcatttatttatattatttcatcattcaattaaaaattaaatcccCGTGCTTTTATCCCACAATTCTCAAATTGTTGTTAACTTATGAgtagttttgatattaatttcaCTTGTTTTTTTAACATCCAGATTAATCCTTATAGATTTTTCGGTTAATTTTGTTAACCAAAAGTCTTGTGTGAATCTGAACACTGATTCAGTTAAAGCATCAAGTCTAAACAATACCTtttaacaaattcaaaaatttgagTAAGGAATTATTTCCATGCGAACATCCTGCCACGTCGCTTTCCGTTTGCCCAATCATCTCAAATTTACCGGATTTTAAaacggtgatagatttgaaaaaaaaatagaaagttaGTGATTTTATACGACAACTTTTAAAGAAGTTGattaaattatatctttttttaacttttcgtgaaccaaaccgaaaaatttGTCATTCGTGAGTGGGTTAAACTAACCATTTTGAAGAATATGGAaacctttttttagcaaaatcaataaaaaaaaatagatagcTTAGCCATTTACGAATGAcaaatttgacaaaaaagttaaaaattagtAGTTTTATAAgacaactttaaaaaaaaaaggtgatTAAATTAAAGAGAGTGTAAATGCGGGGATTGAACTCTCGATTTAATTGAGTTATTTGTACTGTTTTACGATTTATGAGAAAGGCAGAAGGGATAAAGTTGAGGGACTTAACTTTAGTTTTTGGcaaaaagaaagaagagaaCCGAAGTTCAATTTGTTTGTTCTTTTCAACAATTGAATTGCTTATTTAGGGTTTGTTGCTCCGAAGGAATTACGAATTCAGTATCAAGAGGAGCGATGGTGAGTTTGTTTTTTCATCTCATACTTTATATTTCGTAAATTTGAATGTATGGTTGTTGGGCAATTtgagtttataaataaaatggaaaGCCAAGCTGTTGAGTTTGACATAGGATTAGGAGGTGGTGGAGATGATGATGGGGCTGTTGACAttgatcatcatcatcatcatcctaTGGTTGACGACGACGACGACATGCTTGATACTGATGTTAGTGCTGCTGACATTTACCTTCCTGAAGGTGACCTGTTGGACCTTGAACCTTATGAGGGTTTGGAATTTGAGTCTGAAGAGGCTGCTAAAGCCTTCTACAATTCCTATGCCAGGCGTGTCGGTTTTAGCACCCGCGTCAGCTCTTCTCGTCGCTCTAGGCGCAATGGAGCTATTATTCAGAGACAGTTTGTTTGTGCCAAAGAGGGTTTTAGGAATTTGAATGAGAAACGCACTAAAGATAGAGAGATCAAGCGCCCCCGTATGATTACTCGAGTTGGTTGCAAAGCTTCCTTATCTGTCAAAATGCAGGATTCTGGCAAATGGCTAGTCTCCGCATTTGTTAGACAACACAATCATGAGCTTGTCCCTCCTGATCAGGTCCACTGCCTCCGATCTCATAGGCAAATATCAGGTCCTGCCAAGACCTTGATTGACACTCTGCAGGCTGCTGGTATGGGCCCTCGTAGGATTATGTCCGCCTTGATTAAGGAGTATGGTGGAATTAGCAAAGTTGGTTTTACGGAGGTTGATTGTCGGAATTACATGAGAAACAATCGCCAAAGGAGCTTAGAAGGAGACATCCAGCTGCTTTTGGATTATTTGAGGCAGATGCATAATGAGAACCCCAATTTCTTCTATGCTGTACAGGGTGATGAGGAGCAGTATACTGGCAATGTTTTCTGGGCCGATCCAAAAGCCAGGACCTACTATACTTACTTCGGTGACACTGTTACATTTGACACAACTTATAGGTCCAACAGGTACCGGTTGCCCTTTGCGCCCTTCACAGGTGTAAATCATCATGGACAACCTGTTTTGTTTGGTTGTGCTTTCCTTATAAATGAAACTGAGGCCTCGTTTGTCTGGCTTTTCAATACATGGCTTACTGCAATGTCCGGCCGGCATCCCGTGTCAATCACTACTGATCATGATGCTGTGATAAGGTCTGCCATCATGCAGGTTTTCCCAGATACCCGGCACCGCTTTTGCAAATGGCATATCTTTAAAAAATGCCAGGAAAAATTGTCCCATGTGTTTTTGAAACACCCAAGTTTTGAGGCTGACTTCCATAAATGTGTGAACTTGACGGAGACATGTGAGGAATTTGAATCTTGCTGGCTGTCACTTGTTGATAGATTTGAGCTCCGGGATCATGAGTGGCTTCAAATGATATACTCAGATCGTAGGCAGTGGGTGCCTGTGTTCTTGCCGGATGCTTTTTTTGCTGAGATGTCCATAACCCAGCGAAGTGATAGCATGAACTCATACTTCGACGGTTATATCAATGCTTCAACCAATCTAAATCAGTTCTTTAAGCTGTACGAGAAAGCCCTAGAAAGTAGGAATGAGAAAGAAGTAAAAGCAGATTATGATACAATGAACACTGCACCAGTATTGAAGACCCCATCTCCAATGGAGAAACAAGCATCTGAGCTTTATACAAGAAAGATATTTATGAGATTTCAGGAGGAGCTAGTGGGAACTCTGACATTCATGGCAACTAAAGCAGAAGATGATGGGGAAACTATTACATATCAAGTATCCAAGTTTGGGGAAGATCATAGAGCTTACTATGTTAAATTCAATGTGTTAGAGATGAAAGCAACATGTAGTTGTCAGATGTTTGAGTTCTCAGGCCTTCTCTGCAGACATGTGCTGGCAGTTTTTAGAGTGACCAATGTGCTTACTCTCCCATCTCATTATATTTTGAAACGATGGACAAGGAATGCCAAGAGTAGTGTTATACTTGAGGAACGCGCTACAGATTTATATTCCAGTTATCTGGAATCTCACACTGTCAGATATAATACCCTACGCCATGAAGCCTTGAAATTTGTAGATGAAGGTTCTAAATCCTTAGATATTTACAATGTGGCAGTAAATGCCTTGCAAGAAGCTGCAAAAAGAGTTTCACTGGCAACAAAGAACAATGGGGGAATTTCCATGGCTAATGGTCGTAGTAAGGGGGACTTGTCAAGTAATGGAAGCAGGGCGAACGTTTCCTGCGGGAGTGGAAATCATCTAGGGAGCTCCGCCCAACAACTGACTGAGGTTAGATATTTGTTCCCCCAGTTACCTACTTATTTTGAATTATGATTGATTGCTTCATTAAATCTCTCTATGATTACATAGTCAAGATTCTATTAGTTTTCCGAGTCTTTTTGCACACAGTTGTCTTTTTCGAATTTgtaatttaaatacaaatacAACCTTTTCAAGTCGTCTCTTACTTTTTTACGAAAGACTTGTTCTTTTATGTAATTTCTCTTTCTTTCCAACCCTAGAAACTTTTGTTGATTTCAATATTTGATAAAATCACTCTGCCTATGATTAATTTTGTTTACATGATGGTGCGAAATGCCTGATGATGTTTACTGTGGAGAACACTCTAATGCACGTGTTTTCTATTTTTCATAGTAACCTTGGCTGTTTTGCGACTTTTGGTCATGAAATTGGGCCCCATAAAAGGTGGCGGCGGTTGCTATCACATGTAATGAATAAACGAGCTCATCAAGGCCACGTCATCCATTTGGTTAGGATGTACTGGAAAACCTAGCTATTGTGTTGTTTAAGATTGTTGCATAAATTGATTTGATCTTAAAAGCCAAAAGGTATGAGGGGAAGAAAGTAAAGGCCAGCAATCCATTACCaatatttaaatgtttaagATGATAGTTCTTATACTTACAGAGATTTATTTGGATAAGTTTTAAACGTACCAGCAGTTGACCCATAAATTATATATGAAGATGTTACTAGAAATTAATTAGGTTAAACCATAGAAGTTAAACTCTATTTAGCTGGAATTAAACCAGTAACTCAGTATAaaaatcatatatttataaaaagtacAGGAGGACTTTTTTCCCCCGATTGCCGCGTTCCTTATACTTCACTCTAAGGGGCCAGCAAAACTTGTATCCTGCTTAGTTGAAGTCGTGTTTGGTCTAGCTGTTAGGTTTTTGTCGTTAAAACTGTTGATAAGATCCAACACATTTTACAAGAGCTTTATTTTGTAAGTTTTTTGTTTGAACTGTTTGATCAGCTCCTAATAATAGGAACAGCAACAACAACTGATCCCAACGGGCTCGATAGGAAGTTGTTATTGGTGCAATATGTTTCATGAAACTTCTTGACCCTCTAATATGTGATACTTGATGCTGATACAGTTAGGTTGAACTATTTTTGATTTGGCTTTGGAAATGGAAGCTTTATGTGCTATTATCATTGCATGCTGTGGCTATGTCCGACTGTTTTAACTTCATATGTGTGCAGGATGATATGGACAAGAAGATCGAACAACTCAACAGTGAGCTTGATTATGCAAGTCGGAAATGTGAAGTTTATCGGGCGAATTTGCTTTCAGTCCTAAGAGACGTTGAGGATCATAAGCTACAGTTGTCTATTAAAGTACAAAACATAAAGATTAGTTTGAAAGATAGTATATAATGGTGAATTAATTGCATAGGCTTcctttttgaaattaattttacgGCTTACCATCCTATTGAGCGGATCAGTTCAACTGGCAACTGgtggtctgtctgatccaaaaaatggcaaaaatcaGAATTTTGTTCAGGCTGGGTGTGATTGGGATTTGGTTGGTATAAAAGGAATGAATAAATAGGTCCATTTGgttcggctaataatcacccacggaccctgactttaggggtatcttacgctaaaccccctgatcaaAAAAAACTGCCGTAAACCCCCTAAATTTTACTCAATAATTAGCTAAACCCTTTTTCgcataaattgaccaaaatacccttcaaatctgtaaataaatacaaacaaaccAGACAGCTTCAATCTAACCACACTTAAAACcgatccaatcaaatcaaaccaaacaagttaatcaaacctaaatttatttaaaaattaaataaataattatttttaatttaaataaaaaataaaataaaaaaattttcaatccggtgagcagacccaccgcggtgggtctgctcaccggaAAGCAGACCCACCACAGTGGGTCTGGTACctgcagcagacccaccacggtgggtctgctctgtgaagcagacccaccggcgtgggTCTGCTGCAATGAGCAGATCTGCGGTGGatctgctctttgcagcagatCCACCGGCGTCGGTGGatctgctgcaaagagcagacccaccgcgggtctgctgcaaagagcagacccgcGGCGGGTCTGTtgcaaagagcagacccgcggcgggtctgctgcaaagagcagacccgcggtgggtctgctctttgaagcagacccacgccggtgggtcggtgggtctgctctccggtgagcagacccaccacggtgggtttaaaattaatttaaaaaaaaaattatttttttatttaaattaaaaataattatttatttattttttaaaattaaatgagtttttatttgaataatttttttgcgGCAATGGACGGTGGTGGCCGGAAAAAACGGGCGGCGGCGGGTGGAAGTTTTCGGTTGGATGGTTTGATTTAGTTGAGTTGATTGGTGGTTTAAGTATGATTTGGATGGTTTATGTCTGATTTGATTAGATAATGactttagatttggttagattaggttggtttggtttttgttattgaccttaggggtattttaggtatttttgagaaaataaagggcttggggcggttttttggggcggttttagggtaaaaggggtttagctgatcattaggtaaagtttagggggtttacggcagttttttttttatcagggggtttagcgtaaggtacccctaaagtcagggtccgtgggtgattattagccatttGGTTCAGTTGTTGTTCCAATTTATTCAGCTCTTGTGCATCATTTGATTTGAAAGCAAAAGCGAGTTAACACAAATTCCGTTCCGATGGATGGCAGCGGTTTTTCCAATGGATGGAAGAGTTCGGTGGACGGGCCGAagcattttttaatttatttttttaaaagaaaaatcaattaattattagaaCTTATTTGACtgtttttaaagatgaaagaattgtttgtatttttatcaaatagAAACAGCTATGATATAACCCTgaattctttaaattaattaaatcgtcaactttttttttaatttgggaTAGAGTTGAAACATGAAAAACCAAATAAGAATACAATTGAAAGTTTTTCTATGTCggagtataaataaaaaaatgtttcaatGTCTAAGCAATTAAGCCTTATAAAAAAGTAGCAGTTTGATGTATTAAAtgaattaattcaaaaaataagaaaatagaaTAAGGaaagatatttatattataataagaaaataataataataagtaaaTTTGATAttagggtaattgattttgaaaattaatgaggtttcaagtttttttattttagtcactgaactattttttctttattttttaatcactaaattttcatttttttattttgatattttctgacaaaaaataattagatggtagctgtattttttttctttcacttAAAACTTGCCATGTACGCATAATttgacataaaatttaaaagttaaattttgtaCATGtgattaattttcaaaataaaactaacaaaaTCTGATAGCAATTTGtctagagaaaattacacattATAATAGTTTAGCTCAACCTAATCTCATAAGTACGTGACcaacttttctttttgaaaatacaGTGGCTAACTTTTAATTAGcaaatttaacttttcttttaccACTTTTATACTTTCCTAATCTAAAAAATATGGTTTTTCAATTTGGAGATCTTTTGCATGTCTTATTTGAATTTCAATATAGAAGATTCAGAAGAGATTATTGGCGATTAACACTCCATCTTTTTCAACTGTTTCTCATCTTATCAAACCTTCTccaattagtttttttttttacaattccaattttgaaaaGATGGTGAAAACTAGGTCGTCTTCTGCTACAGCCGTCAACCACTCTCAAGCCCGCCGCTGTCAAGCTGCCGCCATAGTAAGCCCGTTGCCACCACTGCCATTTTTACAACCTACCACTATCGTAAGCCCCCGTCGTCGCAAGACCTCCGCCACAACCCGTTCATAGCAACATCTCATTTTTTTAGATCCAGTTCCACCTCTGTTTTTTCTTCATTGTCACCGTCGTTCTTCTCTTTTTCAAATCTAAGATCAAATCTGAAGATTAGCAGCGGTTGTTCATTTATGAAAACCATCCTTTTTTCCAGCATCATCGCCCCTCAAAAGTGGAAACGCCAATGTTCTTCCCGCGACCTTCATTCACCATCAGCAATGGCACCACTGcactattgttttttttttttttaaaatgcttATGTGTAtctgtaatattatttttgggtgttggttaaccaatggttaacattggataaaccgttggttaacttgtaataaattttattttgattatatcattaataaatcATTAGTAAACTGGTGCTGTGGTTACCCTTGGATAAACCGTTAGCTGTCCTACAATGATTCTCTTGATTTtcttatgtaatttttttccacTTATGTATCTATAATGATTTGTTGGTTAACCAGTGGTTTACTAATAGTAcactaataattttatttttagtacactgtTAGTAAACATTAGGTTAACCATTAGTAAATTTGtaataaagtttattttgaataaatcgttagtaaatttgaattgtatattttaaataaaatgtacttgtaaaaaaatttaataaatttatttttagtataccGTTAGTAAAGCGtgagcaaaccgtttacaaacatatgctaagtaatatttagtatatcattaataatttttttagtaaacctGAATTAtgcattttaaacaaaatttattttaagtctACCGCTAGTAACCTGTTAGTATACCGTTGGTTCACCAAaccgtattttttttaatattgaatcTAATCAGCTTTAATTATATATCaagataaacgtttaccaaatattatccttaattttatttaaatttcattttaaaaaaaattaattgattttatttgaaaagatctttaattggttttattttggaaagatattaattaatttcatttggAAAGATcttagagaaaataacaagaaagcaACAAAAAAGACTACACTTTTCACACAATACAATTTTACTAagtttgtttattttgttaCCACGTATGagtgttttatttcatccaacaccACCTTTTTCTATTAACCCACACATGTCCTACTAAACCCtcatttagtatttttttttaaagccCCCCTTTTCAGCAGGCCTGACGCGCGTCAGGCCTGCTGACGCGTGAAACAGGTGCACCATGCACCTGTTATCACGATTTTTTGGGAAACAGGTGCATGGTGCACCTGTTTCCCATAACACATAAATGAGGACCTTTTTTTCAAAGGTCCTCATacactttttaaattatataatgtatatttatattatatatatatatatatatttatttaaatgttaaatatttatattaaatatttaaaaaaaatttaaatcatcaatttatttatatattttataaatatgacgtattaaaaatattttattttacataaaactttttgaaatattaattttatgtttgagATATTTGAATAGATATTGTCATATTatgttaaaaactaaaaaataattaaacatttaatttgatatatctcgaaattttttaatacatatCGTTCGGAGATTTTGACTAGTTCGATCggtttgttatttatattttaaaagatggatacatctccgatacatattcaATACATATCGtaattatacatgatatatatacttttcatatttgatatataatttatacatgatagatattttttcatgtttttatacatctttcttaaaattttattatatatatttttatacatatttgatacatttccgttacaaatttgatattttttcgaTACatgttttatacatatttgatacatatccGATATATACttgatacatgtttgatacatgtttgatacaCATATGATATAATTTGACATTTCTATGTCTCTGATATATTTTTGCTACATATTCGATCATTAAtccatttttcttattttatatacatctttttttaagttttattaggtatagttttattatatgtattgcatatatactttttatacatatttgatacatctattatacataatttatacataaaaatatattattcatgtATCGGACATGTGGTCGGTATGTATCAATAATATATCcggtatataatttataaaattatatttttaaaaaatatatttttatatatttttaaaatttaataaatttatttttcttcaaattaaaattaatttttttaaaattaaagttaagattaatattttaaaattaaagaaattatttattatttaaaaaacaaataataataaaaaacatgTTAGCAGGTGCACCAAGCACCTGCTAATATGAATTTGGTTATGTGAGCAGTTGCACAAAGCAACTGCTCACGCGTCAGTAGGTCTGACGCACGCGTCAGACCTACTGACGCGCGCTGATGTCAGCGTCCCATGCTGACATCAGCGCATATGGTGTTAgtgtaatgtttttttttaaaggtgGTACTCATGAAATAAAACTTAATTGTATTGTAAAGGCTGAAAATGAAGACcaattttgttgtaattttgaAAGATTCTCAAGatcttaattgaaaaaatttgaaCTTATTTGAAAAGATCTTATTTGTAGCAGACTCTTGACTTTCATATAACTACATTCCTTatataatgattattatatttttataattaataaaatactatAAGTTTGCAAAAAAAGTGGgtattgtatttttcaattttgaaaatatgactagtatttttaagaatattttgCTACAACGTAGGTACTTATTAAAAAAACTCATATGTCAACTTCCGGCTTCCATCTAAGCATTTGGCcggaaaatatcaaaatgaaaaggtttaattacttaaaaatcacccaccttaaacttttttttcgtttataccatgacctagaaaaaagttcatttataccctgacgtatgtgtttatgtttcacctctaccctgaggcactaaattaatctcttttcattttaaaaaaagttcaaaatagtccttcatttagagaaaaattcatttctaattaatctctaattatcttaggttaaaaatgaagaactattttaaacttttttcttaatgaaaagaggttaatttagtgcctcggggtagaggtgaaacacaAATACATACGTCggggtataaatgaactttttcctaggtcatggtataaacgaaaaaaaagttcaaggtgggtggtttttaagtaattaagccaaatgaaaaatatcaaaaattcgatgatagaaaaaaagttcaatgactgaaatgaaaaaccTCGAAACTTAAGTGATGGTCAGAATCAATTAGCCTTAATATTAAGTAAGAAGTAGTGATTTGGGCGGCTGAAGTGATTTGGTGGGCGGCAAGAAGACCTCCAGCTTCTCCTCTGCCACTACAACAATCGGTTCGTTCCTCTTTGTAAATTAGGGTTAGTTTTTGATTAATGCATGCTGTTGTCTGAACCAATTCAATTTTGTTATAGAACAATGTCAATGTCTGCATCCGCGTCTTCAAGTTCGCACGACACTTCGTCATCTTCAACTTCCCAGTCCCACCAAACACAAACGAAAAAGAATTCCTCAGAGATTCTTCCATCCAAACCCACACCTGCAATGTAAGTTTACTCACTCTTCGTCttaattagggttagggttagggttatgTTTTTGTATGATTCAGTTTTTTCTGCTGTTTATAGAACAATGTCTAAATCTGCATCTTCAACTTCCCACGAAGATGAAG
Coding sequences within it:
- the LOC126677854 gene encoding protein FAR1-RELATED SEQUENCE 5-like, whose amino-acid sequence is MVVGQFEFINKMESQAVEFDIGLGGGGDDDGAVDIDHHHHHPMVDDDDDMLDTDVSAADIYLPEGDLLDLEPYEGLEFESEEAAKAFYNSYARRVGFSTRVSSSRRSRRNGAIIQRQFVCAKEGFRNLNEKRTKDREIKRPRMITRVGCKASLSVKMQDSGKWLVSAFVRQHNHELVPPDQVHCLRSHRQISGPAKTLIDTLQAAGMGPRRIMSALIKEYGGISKVGFTEVDCRNYMRNNRQRSLEGDIQLLLDYLRQMHNENPNFFYAVQGDEEQYTGNVFWADPKARTYYTYFGDTVTFDTTYRSNRYRLPFAPFTGVNHHGQPVLFGCAFLINETEASFVWLFNTWLTAMSGRHPVSITTDHDAVIRSAIMQVFPDTRHRFCKWHIFKKCQEKLSHVFLKHPSFEADFHKCVNLTETCEEFESCWLSLVDRFELRDHEWLQMIYSDRRQWVPVFLPDAFFAEMSITQRSDSMNSYFDGYINASTNLNQFFKLYEKALESRNEKEVKADYDTMNTAPVLKTPSPMEKQASELYTRKIFMRFQEELVGTLTFMATKAEDDGETITYQVSKFGEDHRAYYVKFNVLEMKATCSCQMFEFSGLLCRHVLAVFRVTNVLTLPSHYILKRWTRNAKSSVILEERATDLYSSYLESHTVRYNTLRHEALKFVDEGSKSLDIYNVAVNALQEAAKRVSLATKNNGGISMANGRSKGDLSSNGSRANVSCGSGNHLGSSAQQLTEDDMDKKIEQLNSELDYASRKCEVYRANLLSVLRDVEDHKLQLSIKVQNIKISLKDSI